One genomic region from Bradyrhizobium icense encodes:
- a CDS encoding TRAP transporter small permease subunit codes for MLKIARAITLANVWVARLAASLIAPMFLLLLAEVITRYVVGSAAIWTAELAQLIFGVYAVIAGGYLLVERAHVNVDIVYGKLSRIQKAKLDLATSLLFFLFLGVLIWQAADMAWDSAASLETSYSIWNPHIWPVKLAIPIAGVLLLLQGLVRLVSDIRTINGLDNDPDIFGKQADDQPSP; via the coding sequence ATGCTGAAGATCGCGCGGGCAATCACACTTGCTAACGTGTGGGTAGCTCGGCTCGCCGCATCGTTGATTGCACCGATGTTCCTGCTGCTTTTGGCCGAAGTCATCACGCGCTACGTGGTCGGCAGCGCAGCAATCTGGACCGCCGAGCTCGCGCAATTGATCTTCGGCGTCTATGCGGTCATCGCCGGCGGCTACCTGCTGGTCGAACGCGCCCACGTCAATGTCGATATAGTCTACGGAAAGCTCAGCCGCATTCAGAAGGCAAAGTTAGATTTGGCGACCTCGCTTCTGTTCTTCCTCTTCCTCGGAGTCCTGATCTGGCAGGCCGCCGACATGGCGTGGGACTCGGCGGCGAGTCTCGAGACCTCTTACAGCATCTGGAACCCGCATATCTGGCCTGTCAAGCTGGCCATTCCGATCGCCGGCGTCTTATTGCTGCTGCAGGGGCTCGTCCGCCTCGTCTCGGATATCCGCACCATTAACGGGCTGGACAACGATCCCGACATTTTCGGCAAACAAGCCGACGACCAACCCTCTCCTTGA
- a CDS encoding TRAP transporter large permease, whose amino-acid sequence MSVELLTVLFFGSLLLFLFLGTPLVFTLGGISVIFLYFTMGPVGFYIVASKFWDSMMSFTLIAIPMYVYMAMLLEKSGVAHDLYRMMHVWFGAIRGGLAIGTVAICAIFAAMSGISGAAVVTMGTIALPRMLERGYDKRLAVGAINCGGGWGILIPPSILMVLYALLTEVSVGRLFASGIGPGILLFVLVSIYIGVRAWLQPSLAPALPVDERGDWTLKLNSLKAVLLPLLIVLLVLGAIFGGFSTPTEAAALGVFGALIASAVHRRLSIAVLADAAMQTLRLTALIMWILFAAHAFSTAYTTLGASDLMNHMMSLIPGGQWGALTFMLLLLLILGMVLDPVGIMLITLPVFLPVVQANGWDPIWFGVIFIIMMEIGYMTPPFGFNLFYLKSVAPPDVTMSDIYWSVIPYVLVTFVGVLIVIMLPEIALYFPNLFFGPG is encoded by the coding sequence GTGTCAGTCGAACTTCTCACAGTCCTGTTCTTCGGCTCACTGCTGCTCTTCCTTTTCCTCGGTACGCCGCTTGTGTTCACGCTCGGCGGTATCTCGGTCATCTTCCTTTACTTCACGATGGGCCCGGTCGGATTCTACATCGTCGCCTCCAAGTTCTGGGACTCAATGATGAGTTTCACACTGATCGCAATTCCGATGTACGTGTACATGGCCATGCTGCTCGAGAAATCGGGCGTCGCGCATGACTTGTACCGGATGATGCACGTCTGGTTCGGGGCCATCCGCGGCGGATTGGCGATCGGCACAGTTGCGATCTGCGCGATATTTGCGGCGATGAGCGGGATTAGTGGCGCCGCCGTCGTGACCATGGGTACTATCGCATTGCCGCGCATGCTGGAGCGCGGTTATGACAAGCGGCTCGCTGTCGGTGCGATCAACTGCGGCGGGGGTTGGGGAATTCTCATTCCGCCTTCGATCCTCATGGTGCTCTATGCCCTGCTGACCGAGGTTTCGGTCGGCCGGCTGTTTGCTTCGGGCATCGGTCCAGGGATCCTGCTTTTTGTTCTCGTGTCGATCTACATCGGCGTGCGCGCGTGGCTGCAGCCCTCGCTCGCACCCGCGCTACCGGTGGACGAACGCGGCGACTGGACGCTGAAACTCAATTCACTAAAGGCGGTCCTCTTGCCGCTGCTCATCGTTCTCTTGGTACTTGGCGCGATCTTCGGAGGCTTCTCCACGCCGACCGAAGCAGCCGCGCTCGGCGTGTTTGGCGCGCTGATCGCATCCGCGGTTCATCGCCGGCTCTCCATCGCAGTCCTGGCCGACGCTGCGATGCAGACGCTCAGGTTGACCGCGCTGATCATGTGGATCCTATTCGCCGCGCATGCGTTTTCGACCGCCTATACCACGCTGGGCGCCAGCGATCTGATGAACCATATGATGTCGCTGATTCCCGGTGGCCAGTGGGGCGCGCTCACGTTCATGCTCCTTCTACTCCTGATCCTAGGCATGGTGCTCGATCCTGTCGGCATCATGCTGATCACGCTCCCGGTCTTCTTGCCGGTCGTACAGGCAAACGGTTGGGACCCGATCTGGTTCGGAGTGATCTTCATCATCATGATGGAAATCGGCTACATGACACCACCCTTCGGCTTTAATCTGTTCTACTTGAAATCTGTGGCACCACCTGACGTCACGATGAGCGACATCTATTGGTCTGTTATTCCGTACGTGCTCGTGACCTTTGTCGGCGTGCTGATCGTGATCATGCTTCCCGAGATTGCTTTATATTTTCCCAATCTGTTCTTCGGCCCGGGTTAG
- a CDS encoding c-type cytochrome, translating to MWGALIVICAAPAAAFLFAWSGVYNIAASSGHLALVSRFLQFGMQNSVETYSIGIEVPRLGPALSERGMLYFQFGCAPCHGAPGLSRNPVALAMLPPPPDLTRASNDWSDAQLFRIVKHGIKYTGMPAWPAPSRDDEVWALVAFLRRMPQFPAGEYKAATRLRDSENAAARMIANEGLIVGPFACAGCHGSRGEGSALGGIPRLAGQKTAYLEMALEDFAAATRPSGMMEPPTVNLDRQQRSELAKYYSSISLDEATNKITEAVSELRQRGAVLAEQGAPSRRIPACQACHGKDGLARENVPQYPALAGQHADYLGNQLQLFRAGKRGGRLAEVMSATARGLTDDDIEAVAMYYSALR from the coding sequence TTGTGGGGTGCGCTGATCGTTATCTGTGCGGCTCCGGCCGCCGCCTTCCTATTTGCTTGGTCCGGCGTCTATAACATCGCTGCATCCAGCGGTCATCTTGCGCTCGTCAGCAGGTTTCTCCAGTTCGGGATGCAGAACTCGGTCGAAACGTACTCGATCGGAATAGAGGTGCCGAGGCTCGGTCCTGCCCTCTCGGAACGGGGCATGTTATACTTCCAGTTTGGCTGTGCGCCCTGTCACGGCGCGCCCGGCCTGTCGCGAAATCCGGTGGCTTTGGCGATGCTTCCCCCGCCACCGGATCTCACGCGTGCCTCGAACGATTGGTCGGACGCGCAGCTCTTCCGGATCGTGAAGCATGGAATCAAGTATACCGGCATGCCGGCATGGCCAGCGCCGAGCCGCGACGACGAGGTGTGGGCGCTTGTCGCGTTCCTTAGGCGCATGCCGCAATTTCCAGCAGGAGAGTACAAGGCCGCGACCAGGCTGCGCGACAGCGAAAACGCCGCCGCTCGCATGATCGCGAACGAAGGTCTGATCGTCGGCCCGTTTGCCTGTGCCGGCTGTCATGGCTCGCGCGGTGAAGGAAGCGCTCTCGGTGGCATTCCGAGGCTTGCGGGGCAGAAAACTGCTTATCTTGAAATGGCATTGGAGGACTTTGCAGCCGCAACCCGTCCGAGCGGGATGATGGAGCCGCCGACGGTCAATCTCGACCGGCAACAGCGATCCGAGCTTGCGAAATACTATTCGTCGATCAGCCTCGACGAGGCGACGAACAAGATCACCGAGGCGGTTAGCGAATTGCGCCAGCGTGGGGCCGTTCTTGCGGAACAGGGTGCGCCGTCGCGCCGAATTCCTGCCTGCCAGGCCTGTCACGGAAAGGATGGACTCGCACGTGAGAATGTTCCGCAATACCCCGCTCTTGCCGGACAGCATGCAGACTATCTTGGCAACCAGCTGCAGCTTTTTCGGGCAGGTAAGCGGGGTGGCCGGCTCGCGGAAGTGATGTCGGCAACGGCACGCGGTCTGACCGATGATGATATCGAGGCCGTCGCAATGTACTATAGCGCACTCAGATAA
- a CDS encoding superoxide dismutase family protein gives MALPAFAQKSASANEEAKATFVGGKGEQIGKGELVQMPGGVLIKAELRGLPPGEHAFHIHGIGKCETSDQFKSAGDHFAPLGHKHGYASEGGYHAGDMPNQFVGQDGTLRLNVINANVTLGSGKNSLLDQDGSSLVIHAKPDDYKSQPSGDAGDRIACAVIEK, from the coding sequence ATGGCGCTGCCTGCATTCGCGCAGAAGAGCGCATCGGCCAACGAAGAGGCGAAGGCGACTTTCGTGGGCGGCAAGGGAGAGCAGATCGGAAAGGGCGAACTGGTGCAGATGCCAGGCGGTGTTCTGATCAAGGCCGAGCTGCGCGGATTGCCGCCGGGCGAACATGCCTTTCATATTCATGGAATCGGGAAATGCGAAACGAGCGATCAGTTCAAGAGCGCGGGAGATCACTTTGCGCCGCTCGGTCACAAGCATGGATATGCATCGGAAGGCGGCTATCACGCGGGAGACATGCCCAATCAGTTCGTTGGCCAGGACGGCACGCTTCGCCTCAACGTGATCAACGCAAATGTAACGCTTGGTTCAGGCAAAAACTCGCTTCTCGATCAGGACGGATCGTCGCTGGTGATCCATGCGAAGCCGGATGACTACAAGAGCCAGCCTTCGGGAGATGCGGGCGACCGAATAGCTTGTGCTGTCATTGAGAAATGA